The proteins below come from a single Parazoarcus communis genomic window:
- a CDS encoding methyl-accepting chemotaxis protein, translating to MSTTNTRATGKESFLDPRRPIVTKTDLKGVITYANPAFVQISEYSRDELIGSNHNIVRHPDMPRAAFADLWRTIAAGAPWRGMVKNRTKSGGFYWVDAYITPVTDDGRHIGYMSVRSAPTQQARSEAEALYRAVSEGRQTLQPTAIGGGVSLGATSAVGLALILALAAAQAFVDGWVGFALLGVQAVLALALWMSIKAAVVTPLKNMLGLFRQIAEGNLKAEVADAGCREVRDLRSALRSMQVSLRALIGDVVASASDTSAEASVLHRGANKLHQGSSDQADQVSSSAAAMEQLAVSVGEIASATEDSAKQASQALKITQDGQRNMSLAAENTRLVVSAVEENQRMMAALGASVKKIGAVAEAISGIAKRTNLLALNAAIEAARAGEQGRGFAVVAGEVTELAGQTQRSTEDIARLVTEIAERESSVTESMAGLQSGVSRSVEAIQTLAGELEQISIANTAVSSNAEDVKHMLSQQQQASTDVAGIMERMSGITERNLGTVADVEAAAAGLEDTARELKLLVAHFEQRI from the coding sequence ATGAGCACTACGAACACCAGAGCAACGGGGAAGGAATCCTTTCTCGACCCGCGACGCCCCATCGTCACCAAGACCGATCTCAAGGGTGTCATCACCTACGCCAATCCGGCCTTCGTCCAGATCAGCGAGTACAGCCGCGACGAGCTCATCGGCTCGAACCACAATATCGTTCGTCATCCCGACATGCCCAGGGCTGCGTTCGCCGACCTCTGGCGAACCATCGCAGCGGGTGCGCCATGGCGCGGAATGGTGAAAAACAGGACCAAGTCCGGGGGCTTCTACTGGGTGGACGCCTACATCACCCCGGTAACCGATGACGGCCGGCACATCGGCTACATGTCGGTACGCAGCGCGCCCACTCAGCAGGCACGAAGCGAAGCGGAAGCCCTCTACCGTGCGGTCAGTGAAGGCCGCCAGACACTGCAGCCGACCGCCATCGGTGGAGGCGTGTCGCTCGGCGCAACAAGTGCTGTCGGCCTCGCGCTGATCCTTGCACTGGCCGCGGCTCAGGCCTTCGTGGACGGATGGGTGGGGTTTGCGCTGCTGGGCGTTCAGGCGGTGCTCGCTCTCGCGCTGTGGATGTCGATCAAGGCAGCCGTGGTCACGCCGCTGAAGAACATGCTCGGCCTGTTCCGCCAGATTGCCGAAGGCAATCTCAAGGCCGAGGTCGCCGACGCCGGCTGCCGCGAAGTCCGCGATCTGCGCTCGGCCCTGCGTTCGATGCAGGTGAGCCTGCGCGCCCTGATCGGCGATGTGGTTGCATCCGCCAGCGACACTTCAGCGGAAGCAAGCGTGCTGCATCGGGGCGCCAACAAACTGCATCAGGGCTCGTCCGATCAGGCGGATCAGGTGTCGTCCTCCGCCGCGGCGATGGAGCAGCTTGCGGTATCGGTAGGCGAAATCGCCAGCGCAACCGAAGACAGCGCCAAACAGGCCAGTCAGGCGCTGAAGATCACGCAGGACGGGCAACGCAACATGTCGCTGGCAGCCGAGAACACGCGCCTCGTGGTGTCCGCCGTCGAGGAGAACCAGCGCATGATGGCGGCGCTGGGTGCCTCAGTGAAGAAGATCGGGGCGGTTGCCGAGGCCATCAGCGGCATTGCCAAGCGCACCAACCTGCTCGCACTCAATGCGGCGATCGAGGCCGCCCGTGCAGGCGAGCAGGGCCGCGGCTTTGCGGTGGTGGCGGGCGAAGTCACCGAACTGGCCGGTCAGACCCAGCGCAGCACCGAAGATATTGCCCGCCTGGTGACCGAGATCGCGGAGCGTGAGTCCAGCGTCACCGAGAGCATGGCCGGCCTTCAGTCCGGCGTGAGTCGCAGCGTCGAGGCGATTCAGACGCTTGCCGGCGAACTCGAGCAGATCTCGATTGCCAACACCGCCGTGTCATCGAATGCCGAGGACGTGAAGCACATGCTGTCGCAACAGCAACAGGCGTCGACCGACGTCGCCGGCATCATGGAGCGCATGAGCGGAATCACCGAGCGCAATCTCGGCACGGTGGCCGACGTCGAAGCGGCTGCGGCAGGCCTGGAAGACACTGCGCGCGAGCTCAAACTGCTGGTGGCGCACTTCGAACAGCGGATCTGA
- a CDS encoding pyridoxal phosphate-dependent aminotransferase, with translation MKAATTLNLATAPTEPVLRAEAAAARPIRKSAKLADVCYDIRGPVLVRAKQMEDEGLKIIKLNIGNLAAFGFDSPEEIQMDMIRNLPNSAGYSDSKGIFAARKAVMHYTQQKNIKNVGIEDIYIGNGVSELIVMAMNALLNAGDEVLVPAPDYPLWTAAVSLSGGKPVHYMCDEAAGWLPDIEDMRARITPNTRAIVVINPNNPTGAVYPDSVLKQIVALAREHDLILYSDEVYDKVLYDGIEHTSLAALSEDVLTIIFNGLSKNYRSCGYRAGWMVVCGDKRHAQDYIEGLNMLASMRLCANVPGQYAIQTALGGYQSINDLVAEGGRMRRQRDLAWELINAIPGVSCVKPQATLYMFPKLDPKVYPIVDDQAFIAELLEEERVLLVQGTGFNWPQPDHFRLVFLPHEDDLRDAVGRIARFLENYRKRHGT, from the coding sequence ATGAAAGCGGCAACGACTTTGAATCTGGCAACGGCACCCACGGAACCTGTGCTCCGGGCCGAGGCCGCCGCCGCGCGTCCGATTCGCAAGTCTGCCAAGCTCGCCGACGTCTGTTACGACATCCGCGGGCCGGTGCTCGTTCGCGCCAAGCAGATGGAAGACGAAGGTCTCAAGATCATCAAGCTGAACATCGGCAATCTGGCCGCGTTCGGCTTCGACTCGCCCGAAGAAATCCAGATGGACATGATCCGCAACCTGCCCAATTCGGCAGGCTATTCGGATTCGAAGGGCATCTTCGCTGCGCGCAAGGCAGTGATGCACTACACGCAGCAGAAGAACATCAAGAATGTAGGAATCGAGGATATCTACATCGGCAACGGCGTCTCCGAGCTCATCGTCATGGCGATGAATGCGCTGCTCAACGCCGGTGACGAGGTGCTGGTTCCAGCCCCCGATTACCCGCTGTGGACCGCTGCGGTGAGTCTGTCCGGCGGCAAGCCGGTGCACTACATGTGCGACGAGGCCGCAGGCTGGCTGCCCGACATCGAAGACATGCGCGCCCGGATCACCCCCAATACGCGGGCGATCGTGGTCATCAACCCGAACAACCCGACCGGCGCGGTGTATCCGGATTCGGTGCTGAAGCAGATCGTCGCGCTCGCACGCGAACACGACCTGATCCTGTACTCGGACGAGGTGTACGACAAGGTGCTGTACGACGGCATCGAACACACTTCGCTGGCTGCGCTGTCCGAAGACGTGCTCACCATCATCTTCAACGGCCTGTCGAAGAACTACCGCTCCTGCGGCTATCGCGCCGGCTGGATGGTGGTGTGTGGTGACAAGCGTCATGCACAGGATTACATCGAAGGCCTCAACATGCTGGCCTCGATGCGACTGTGTGCCAACGTTCCCGGGCAGTACGCCATCCAGACTGCGCTCGGCGGCTATCAGAGCATCAACGACCTCGTGGCCGAAGGCGGGCGCATGCGCCGTCAGCGTGACCTCGCTTGGGAGCTGATCAACGCCATCCCGGGGGTGAGCTGCGTCAAGCCGCAGGCCACGCTCTACATGTTCCCGAAGCTCGATCCGAAGGTCTATCCGATCGTCGACGATCAGGCCTTCATCGCCGAACTGCTTGAGGAAGAGCGCGTGCTGCTGGTGCAGGGCACCGGCTTCAACTGGCCGCAACCGGACCACTTCCGCCTCGTCTTCCTGCCGCATGAAGACGACCTGCGCGACGCAGTCGGGCGCATTGCCCGCTTCCTCGAAAACTATCGCAAACGTCACGGCACCTGA
- a CDS encoding Mth938-like domain-containing protein produces the protein MKLHQDQPDSINTVTGYGADHVLINKVRHDGNLILTAERIVADWAPGGFAGLSADDLAQVCSVDVEIVLIGTGTRQRFPSPALLRPLIDARIGFEIMDLPAACRTYNVLVGEGRSVAAALLFDPAQ, from the coding sequence ATGAAGCTACATCAAGACCAGCCTGACAGCATCAACACCGTGACCGGCTACGGTGCAGACCATGTCCTGATCAACAAGGTCCGCCACGATGGCAACCTGATCCTCACCGCCGAGCGCATCGTCGCCGACTGGGCGCCGGGCGGCTTTGCCGGGCTCAGTGCCGACGATCTCGCTCAGGTCTGCTCGGTGGACGTGGAAATCGTGCTCATCGGCACCGGCACCCGCCAGCGCTTCCCGTCGCCCGCCCTGCTGCGCCCGCTCATCGACGCCCGGATTGGCTTCGAAATCATGGATTTGCCCGCTGCGTGCCGCACCTACAACGTCCTCGTCGGCGAGGGGCGTTCGGTGGCAGCCGCCCTGCTCTTCGACCCTGCACAGTAA
- a CDS encoding C40 family peptidase, translated as MRISVHLLPLLLSALLALPATVSAQTAPTDEVTEQTNLIGRYTSAAQNLVNESMGYLGIGYRFGGTSPETGFDCSGLVQAVFRNALGLDLPRTAHEMANRGDKVAKQELKPGDLVFFNTMRRAFSHVGIYLGDGRFVHSPSSGGSVRVESMSTSYWAKRFNGARRLLDDDASGTGSSATLTN; from the coding sequence ATGCGAATTTCCGTCCACCTTCTGCCCCTGCTGCTAAGCGCGCTGCTCGCGCTACCGGCAACCGTCTCCGCGCAGACGGCACCCACGGACGAAGTGACGGAACAGACAAACCTCATCGGGCGCTACACCAGCGCTGCCCAGAACCTCGTCAACGAGAGCATGGGCTACCTCGGGATTGGCTACCGTTTTGGCGGCACCTCGCCCGAAACCGGCTTCGACTGCAGTGGTCTGGTTCAGGCCGTCTTCCGCAACGCCCTCGGCCTTGACCTGCCGCGTACCGCCCATGAAATGGCAAACCGTGGCGACAAGGTAGCGAAACAGGAACTCAAGCCTGGCGATCTGGTGTTCTTCAACACCATGCGTCGCGCTTTCTCGCATGTCGGCATCTATCTCGGCGACGGACGTTTCGTGCATTCGCCGTCCAGCGGCGGCAGCGTGCGGGTCGAGAGCATGAGCACCAGCTACTGGGCCAAACGCTTCAACGGCGCCCGCCGACTGCTCGACGACGACGCATCCGGCACGGGCTCAAGCGCCACACTCACCAACTGA
- a CDS encoding PhoH family protein: MPAATTKKTTRRRAAPKTKLFVLDTNVLMHDPTSLYRFEEHDIYVPIMTLEELDNNKKGMSEVARNARQASRMMDEIVTASPDGIEAGIELKGPSRDLATGKLFLQTEAINVTLPAALPTAKGDNQILAVVMFLAEKEPGRGVILVSKDINMRIKARALGLEAQDYFNDKVLEDTDLLYTGTRELPADFWETHAKGMESWKNDGHTYYRLQGPLTADLQVNEFLYQDGETPLETLVKEQSGRVVVLETLTDYSHQKNNIWGITSRNREQNFALNLLMNPEIDFVTLLGQAGTGKTLLTLAAGLTQVLETKRYSEIIMTRVTVPVGEDIGFLPGTEEEKMAPWMGALEDNLDVLNGTTGEGGDWGRAATRDLIRSRIKIKSLNFMRGRTFINKFLIIDEAQNLTPKQMKTLITRAGPGTKVVCLGNVAQIDTPYLTEGSSGLTFAVDRFKGWLHSGHITLQRGERSRLADHAAEVL; encoded by the coding sequence ATGCCAGCTGCCACTACGAAAAAGACGACCCGCCGCCGCGCCGCCCCGAAGACCAAACTCTTCGTCCTCGACACCAACGTGCTGATGCACGACCCGACCAGCCTCTACCGTTTTGAAGAGCACGACATCTACGTGCCGATCATGACGCTCGAAGAGCTCGACAACAACAAGAAGGGCATGTCCGAAGTCGCGCGCAACGCCCGCCAGGCCAGTCGCATGATGGACGAGATCGTCACCGCCTCGCCCGACGGCATCGAGGCGGGGATCGAGCTCAAGGGCCCGTCGCGCGACCTCGCGACCGGCAAGCTCTTCCTGCAGACCGAAGCGATCAATGTCACCCTGCCGGCAGCGCTGCCCACGGCCAAGGGCGACAACCAGATCTTGGCTGTCGTCATGTTCCTGGCCGAAAAGGAACCGGGCCGTGGCGTGATCCTGGTGTCCAAGGACATCAACATGCGGATCAAGGCCCGCGCGCTCGGCCTTGAGGCGCAGGACTACTTCAACGACAAGGTGCTCGAGGATACCGATCTCCTCTACACCGGCACGCGCGAACTGCCCGCGGACTTCTGGGAGACCCACGCCAAGGGCATGGAGTCGTGGAAGAACGACGGCCACACCTACTACCGCCTGCAGGGCCCGCTGACTGCAGACCTGCAGGTCAACGAGTTCCTTTACCAGGATGGCGAAACACCGCTCGAAACGCTGGTGAAGGAGCAAAGCGGTCGCGTCGTGGTGCTGGAAACCCTCACCGACTACAGCCACCAGAAGAACAACATCTGGGGGATTACCTCGCGCAACCGTGAGCAGAATTTCGCCCTCAACCTGCTGATGAACCCCGAGATCGATTTCGTCACCCTGCTCGGCCAGGCCGGCACGGGCAAGACGCTGCTGACGCTGGCAGCAGGTCTGACCCAGGTGCTCGAGACCAAGCGTTACTCCGAGATCATCATGACCCGGGTCACCGTGCCGGTGGGCGAGGACATCGGCTTTCTGCCCGGCACCGAGGAAGAGAAGATGGCGCCGTGGATGGGCGCGCTCGAGGACAACCTTGACGTGCTCAACGGCACGACGGGCGAAGGTGGGGACTGGGGTCGCGCCGCAACACGTGACCTGATCCGCAGCCGGATCAAGATCAAGAGCCTGAACTTCATGCGCGGGCGCACCTTCATCAACAAGTTCCTGATCATCGATGAAGCGCAGAACCTGACGCCCAAGCAGATGAAGACCCTGATCACCCGCGCCGGTCCGGGCACCAAGGTGGTCTGCCTGGGCAACGTCGCCCAGATCGACACGCCCTACCTCACCGAAGGCTCGTCCGGCCTCACGTTTGCGGTCGATCGTTTCAAGGGCTGGTTGCATTCGGGCCACATCACCCTGCAGCGCGGCGAACGCTCCCGCCTCGCCGACCACGCCGCAGAAGTGCTCTAA
- a CDS encoding 3'-5' exonuclease: protein MNWLAKLMGGRDGATSPDTNVLQTIADWKALPACDPNRPHFEARYTIVNTEASGLNLDHDTLLSVAAIGLNEGILTPDDSFYAALEPHPAATLAELLRFAGKEPLVVFNAGFNRSMLERAFDTHLGFVPELIWLDLFILLPTLFPDRINRNARLADWMEAFDIETFQRHHALGDAFVIAQLMLAAQARALAQGVSTPRALVEMERARRQLQRHT from the coding sequence ATGAACTGGCTGGCCAAACTCATGGGCGGCCGCGACGGCGCCACAAGCCCCGACACCAACGTCCTGCAGACCATAGCGGACTGGAAAGCCCTCCCCGCCTGCGACCCAAACCGCCCGCATTTCGAAGCGAGATACACCATCGTCAATACCGAGGCGAGCGGTCTCAACCTCGATCACGACACCCTGCTGTCGGTTGCCGCGATCGGTCTCAACGAAGGCATCCTCACCCCCGACGACAGCTTCTACGCGGCCCTGGAACCACACCCCGCGGCAACACTGGCCGAGTTGCTCAGGTTTGCAGGCAAGGAACCGCTGGTGGTCTTCAATGCGGGATTCAACCGCAGCATGCTCGAGCGCGCCTTCGACACCCACCTCGGCTTCGTTCCGGAGCTGATCTGGCTCGATCTCTTCATTCTGCTGCCGACGCTCTTCCCCGACCGGATCAACCGCAACGCGCGGCTTGCCGACTGGATGGAAGCCTTCGACATCGAAACCTTCCAGCGCCATCATGCGCTCGGCGACGCATTCGTGATTGCCCAGCTCATGCTTGCCGCGCAGGCCCGTGCGCTGGCACAAGGCGTCAGTACGCCACGTGCGCTGGTCGAGATGGAGCGGGCGCGACGCCAGCTGCAGCGCCACACCTGA
- a CDS encoding DUF294 nucleotidyltransferase-like domain-containing protein: protein MTVTAPDMLVGASSDFLKRFSPFNRMEPEALAFLAQRAALAFHARGSEILTPEMGQARHFYIIQRGKVQSRQTGATVVTEYASMSMGPGECFPIGAISASRPSTNAYVAVEDSFCFQITADDFMQLMQMSPVFHLFCTQYIASLLNQSRQQLQTTFSQRAAEQQTMTTPLAQLVKQEPVFVGPDCSTREALEKMAELHIGCMVIADAEQRPLGVLTQSDLLPRLLLPGVDLSLPISEVMTANPHELLSTASAYDAALAMATHGVRHLLVIDADGRLQGVVSERDLFSLQRISLRQIRAGIESATDAKALQRASQDIRQLALNLIAQGIGAEQLTQFISALNDALTRRIISLALEHHDLYGIDFAWLSFGSEGRHEQTLSTDQDNGIIWVCPELQELEKLRVRLVKFAREVNDNLAACGFPLCKGNIMASNPDLCLTLDEWRSRFGSWIREPDPQALLNASIFFDFRVLYGNERLGDHLRAWLNKSAKSNATFQRMMASNALQVVPPLGRIRDFVLDDDGMIDLKKSGARLFVDVARILALRTGAESSSTVQRLRRAAVKMGVPNEEVSAIIDGFHFIQLLRLRSQHLDTEHDDVTDNKVNPETLNELDRRILKEAFRQARKLQLRLKLDYQL from the coding sequence ATGACTGTTACAGCCCCCGACATGCTGGTCGGCGCCAGCTCTGACTTCCTGAAGCGCTTCTCCCCCTTCAACCGGATGGAGCCGGAAGCGCTGGCGTTTCTGGCGCAACGGGCTGCGCTGGCTTTCCATGCGCGCGGCAGCGAGATTCTGACCCCGGAAATGGGGCAGGCGAGGCACTTCTACATCATCCAGCGCGGCAAGGTGCAGTCGCGTCAGACCGGCGCAACCGTGGTCACCGAATACGCCAGCATGTCGATGGGCCCCGGCGAGTGCTTCCCGATCGGCGCCATTTCGGCCAGCCGGCCCTCGACCAACGCCTACGTGGCGGTCGAAGACAGCTTCTGCTTCCAGATCACCGCCGACGACTTCATGCAGCTGATGCAGATGAGCCCGGTCTTCCATCTCTTCTGCACCCAGTACATTGCCAGTCTGCTCAACCAGTCGCGACAGCAGCTCCAGACCACCTTCTCGCAGCGTGCGGCAGAACAGCAGACCATGACCACGCCGCTGGCCCAGCTGGTCAAGCAGGAGCCGGTCTTCGTCGGCCCGGATTGCAGCACTCGTGAAGCACTGGAAAAGATGGCAGAGCTTCACATCGGCTGCATGGTCATCGCCGATGCCGAGCAGCGTCCGCTCGGGGTGCTCACCCAGAGCGACCTTCTGCCACGCTTGCTGCTGCCTGGCGTAGACCTGTCCCTCCCGATCAGCGAGGTCATGACCGCCAACCCGCACGAGCTGCTCAGCACGGCTTCGGCCTATGATGCCGCCCTCGCGATGGCGACCCACGGCGTTCGCCACCTGCTGGTCATCGACGCCGATGGCAGGCTGCAAGGCGTGGTGTCGGAACGCGATCTGTTCTCCCTGCAACGCATCAGCCTGCGTCAGATCCGCGCCGGCATCGAGAGTGCAACCGACGCCAAGGCACTGCAACGCGCAAGCCAGGACATCCGTCAGCTGGCGCTGAACCTGATCGCCCAGGGCATCGGCGCCGAACAGCTCACGCAGTTCATCTCCGCGCTCAACGATGCGCTGACGCGCCGCATCATCAGCCTCGCACTTGAACATCACGACCTGTACGGCATTGATTTCGCGTGGCTGTCCTTCGGCTCCGAGGGGCGACATGAGCAGACGCTGTCGACCGACCAGGATAACGGCATCATCTGGGTCTGCCCCGAACTGCAGGAGCTCGAGAAACTGCGGGTCCGGCTGGTCAAGTTTGCGCGCGAGGTCAATGACAATCTTGCCGCCTGCGGTTTCCCGCTGTGCAAGGGCAACATCATGGCGAGCAACCCCGACCTGTGCCTCACGCTGGACGAATGGCGCAGCCGTTTCGGCAGCTGGATTCGCGAGCCCGATCCGCAAGCCCTGCTCAATGCGTCCATTTTTTTCGACTTCCGCGTCCTCTACGGCAACGAACGGCTGGGCGACCACCTGCGCGCCTGGCTCAACAAGAGCGCAAAATCGAACGCCACCTTCCAGCGCATGATGGCAAGCAATGCGCTGCAGGTCGTGCCGCCACTGGGCCGCATCCGCGACTTCGTGCTCGACGATGACGGCATGATCGACCTGAAGAAGTCCGGCGCACGCCTCTTCGTCGACGTCGCCCGCATCCTTGCACTGCGCACCGGCGCCGAATCGAGCAGCACGGTCCAGCGCCTGCGACGGGCAGCGGTCAAGATGGGCGTGCCCAACGAAGAAGTGTCGGCCATCATCGACGGCTTTCACTTCATCCAGCTTCTGCGCCTGCGCTCGCAGCATCTCGATACCGAGCACGACGACGTCACCGACAACAAGGTGAACCCCGAGACGCTTAACGAACTCGACCGTCGCATCCTTAAGGAAGCCTTCCGCCAGGCACGCAAGCTGCAATTGCGCCTCAAACTGGATTACCAGCTATGA
- a CDS encoding DUF2325 domain-containing protein translates to MNALLVGADRLGNIPDVLQQFGIRIAAHVSGRDSAHQRRSAPLPAGIEMVILFTDFIGHNVMQRFREAASREGVSLVCCRRSVCALQQALGKRIAMDSCDRCAACPERSATGRRRH, encoded by the coding sequence ATGAATGCCCTGCTCGTTGGCGCCGATCGTCTGGGAAACATTCCCGATGTGTTGCAGCAGTTCGGAATCCGGATCGCTGCGCACGTCAGTGGCAGGGACAGTGCGCACCAGCGGCGCAGTGCGCCCTTGCCCGCGGGCATCGAGATGGTGATTCTGTTTACCGACTTCATCGGGCACAACGTGATGCAGCGCTTCCGCGAGGCGGCCAGCCGCGAAGGGGTGAGCCTGGTCTGTTGCCGGCGCTCGGTGTGCGCACTGCAGCAGGCTTTGGGCAAACGGATTGCGATGGACAGTTGCGATCGCTGCGCTGCCTGCCCCGAGCGGAGCGCAACCGGCCGGCGCAGGCATTGA
- a CDS encoding peroxiredoxin, whose translation MTAIPPADFSLPATSGQTVSLSALRGKKVVLYFYPKDNTPGCTNETRDFGALHAAFAAAGCEVFGISRDSLKSHENFKAKLELPFELISDADETACTIFDVIKMKNMYGKQVRGIQRSTFVLSTDGSVAREWRGVKVPGHAEEVLAFVQSL comes from the coding sequence ATGACAGCAATCCCCCCCGCCGATTTCAGTCTTCCCGCCACCAGTGGCCAGACTGTGAGCTTGTCGGCTTTGCGCGGAAAGAAAGTCGTGCTGTACTTTTATCCTAAGGACAACACGCCCGGCTGCACCAACGAAACGCGGGACTTCGGCGCGCTGCACGCAGCGTTTGCGGCGGCCGGTTGTGAAGTGTTCGGCATTTCCCGGGACAGTCTGAAGTCACACGAAAACTTCAAGGCCAAGCTCGAACTGCCGTTCGAGCTGATCTCGGACGCCGACGAAACCGCCTGCACCATCTTCGACGTGATCAAGATGAAAAACATGTATGGCAAGCAGGTGCGCGGCATTCAGCGCAGCACCTTCGTGCTCTCCACCGACGGCTCGGTGGCGCGCGAGTGGCGCGGGGTCAAGGTACCCGGCCATGCAGAGGAAGTCCTCGCTTTTGTCCAGTCGCTCTGA
- a CDS encoding Fe(3+) ABC transporter substrate-binding protein, which produces MIRKALASALLAGFGIYGAQALAADNEVNIYSARHYQTDEALYGNFTKQTGIKVNRIEAKEDELLERIRNEGANSPADVFIAVDASRLANADEMGIFAPVKSKLLEERIPAHLRADNWFSYSTRARVIVYNKDMVKAEQAQTYEGLADPALKGMVCTRSGSHPYNLSLGAALVQHDGAAKTEEWAKGIVANFARAPKGGDTDQIKAVAAGECGIAIANSYYLARLMNSTKPDDQAVVAKITPVWPNQKSWGTHINVSGAGMLKTSPNKAAAVKFLEYLASDEAQVYFADGNNEWPVVASVKVSNPALDKLGAFKADTLPIQKLADTVGEAQKIFDRAGYR; this is translated from the coding sequence ATGATCAGAAAGGCTCTCGCATCCGCCCTGCTCGCAGGCTTTGGCATTTACGGTGCTCAGGCTCTTGCGGCCGACAACGAGGTCAACATCTACTCGGCACGGCACTACCAGACCGATGAAGCGCTCTACGGCAACTTCACCAAGCAGACCGGCATCAAGGTCAACCGGATCGAAGCCAAGGAAGACGAATTGCTCGAGCGTATCCGCAACGAAGGCGCGAACAGCCCTGCGGACGTCTTCATCGCGGTAGACGCTTCGCGCCTCGCCAACGCCGACGAAATGGGCATCTTCGCCCCGGTGAAGTCGAAGCTGCTTGAGGAGCGCATCCCAGCACATCTGCGTGCCGACAACTGGTTTTCGTACTCCACCCGTGCCCGCGTCATCGTCTACAACAAGGACATGGTGAAGGCCGAGCAGGCGCAGACCTATGAAGGCCTTGCTGACCCGGCGCTGAAAGGCATGGTGTGCACCCGTTCCGGCAGCCACCCCTACAACCTCTCGCTCGGCGCAGCGCTGGTGCAGCACGACGGCGCGGCCAAGACCGAGGAATGGGCCAAGGGCATCGTCGCCAACTTTGCGCGCGCACCCAAGGGCGGCGACACCGATCAGATCAAGGCGGTTGCCGCTGGCGAGTGTGGCATTGCCATCGCCAACAGCTACTACCTCGCCCGCCTGATGAACTCGACCAAGCCCGACGATCAGGCCGTGGTCGCCAAGATCACGCCGGTATGGCCCAACCAGAAGTCCTGGGGCACCCATATCAACGTATCCGGTGCGGGCATGCTGAAGACGTCCCCGAACAAGGCGGCTGCAGTCAAGTTCCTCGAGTACCTGGCATCCGATGAAGCCCAGGTGTATTTCGCCGATGGCAACAACGAATGGCCGGTGGTCGCCAGCGTGAAGGTCAGCAATCCCGCACTCGACAAGCTCGGTGCATTCAAGGCCGACACCCTGCCAATCCAGAAACTGGCCGACACGGTCGGTGAAGCGCAGAAGATCTTCGACCGCGCCGGCTATCGCTGA